One Photobacterium sp. TY1-4 genomic window carries:
- a CDS encoding CatB-related O-acetyltransferase: MSSSIFPSWLGGYEVREHLKNPNISVGEHTYYSGYYHDKHFEDHCVRYLLGDHSSRAVWESGIFGEVDKLEIGKFCSIASGATFMLAGNQGHRHDWISSFPFDVSKFGNKVKSGFERAGDTIIGNDVWIGTECVIMPGVTIGDGAVIGARAVVTKDVAPYAVVVGNPGQTVKKRFSDEQIAMLLEMKWWDWPLKTLQANMDMMCSADVEGLFERYCHFPRESS, encoded by the coding sequence ATGTCATCATCCATCTTCCCTTCATGGCTGGGCGGCTATGAAGTGCGTGAACATCTCAAAAACCCGAATATTTCCGTCGGCGAGCATACGTATTACTCCGGGTATTACCACGATAAACATTTTGAGGATCACTGTGTCCGGTATTTGTTGGGGGATCATTCCAGCCGGGCGGTATGGGAATCCGGGATCTTCGGGGAGGTAGATAAACTGGAGATCGGCAAATTTTGCTCCATTGCATCAGGGGCAACTTTTATGCTGGCCGGCAATCAGGGTCATCGGCACGACTGGATCTCTTCGTTTCCGTTTGATGTGAGTAAGTTCGGCAATAAAGTGAAATCCGGCTTTGAACGCGCCGGGGATACCATCATCGGCAATGACGTCTGGATTGGCACCGAGTGCGTCATTATGCCGGGCGTCACCATTGGCGACGGTGCAGTGATTGGTGCCCGGGCTGTGGTCACCAAAGATGTCGCACCGTACGCGGTGGTGGTGGGAAATCCGGGGCAAACCGTGAAAAAGCGTTTCAGTGACGAGCAGATTGCGATGCTGCTGGAAATGAAATGGTGGGACTGGCCGCTGAAAACCCTGCAGGCCAATATGGATATGATGTGCAGCGCCGACGTCGAAGGGCTGTTTGAACGCTATTGCCATTTCCCCCGCGAGTCTTCGTAA
- the fabV gene encoding enoyl-ACP reductase FabV, whose translation MIINPIIQGVIARSAHPSGCEEAIRRQITYCRGAQPIGPGPKRALILGASSGFGLATRIALAFGGTGTDTLGVSFERGPSDKGVGSAGWYNNVYFRQAAEQAGLKAPNLVGDAFSPATRQQVIDTIRTDFGGQVDLIVYSLASGIRPNPDTGDFWRSSIKPIGQPYQGATLDLEHQILTQTTLPPASAQEIHDTVKVMGGEDWASWIDALAQADVLAPGCKTLAYSYIGPSHTYPIYHHGTLGKAKEDLHQTADRLHQQLASIGGEAYVAVCKALITKASVFIPGLSPYLLALFQVMKAKGLHEGCIEQMQRLLSQRLYPENGRVVTDPQRLIRVDDWELSDDVQQEVSRLLAQMTPENFREYGDVDGYLTDFLHLNGFGFENIDYTQPIDPSALYRLKP comes from the coding sequence ATGATTATTAACCCCATCATTCAGGGCGTGATCGCCCGCTCTGCGCATCCGTCCGGCTGTGAAGAGGCCATCCGACGCCAAATCACCTATTGCCGGGGAGCCCAGCCGATCGGACCTGGACCCAAACGCGCCTTGATCCTCGGCGCCTCGTCCGGTTTTGGCCTCGCCACCCGGATCGCACTGGCGTTCGGCGGCACCGGTACCGACACCCTCGGCGTCTCATTCGAACGGGGTCCGTCGGACAAAGGGGTCGGCAGTGCCGGATGGTACAACAACGTCTATTTCCGTCAGGCCGCCGAGCAAGCCGGGCTCAAGGCCCCGAACCTGGTAGGTGATGCGTTTTCCCCAGCAACACGCCAACAGGTCATTGATACCATCCGCACGGACTTCGGCGGACAAGTCGATCTGATCGTCTATAGCCTGGCCAGCGGGATTCGCCCCAATCCGGACACTGGCGATTTCTGGCGCTCAAGTATCAAGCCAATCGGCCAGCCCTACCAGGGAGCAACGTTGGATCTGGAGCACCAGATCTTAACGCAAACCACCCTACCGCCGGCCTCTGCGCAGGAAATCCATGACACTGTCAAAGTGATGGGCGGCGAAGACTGGGCAAGCTGGATTGACGCCCTGGCTCAGGCCGATGTCTTGGCGCCCGGTTGCAAAACGCTGGCTTACTCCTATATCGGCCCATCGCACACCTACCCGATTTATCACCACGGCACGCTGGGGAAAGCCAAGGAAGATTTGCATCAGACCGCCGATCGGCTCCACCAGCAGCTGGCGTCCATCGGCGGTGAAGCTTATGTGGCGGTTTGCAAAGCGCTGATCACCAAAGCCAGTGTATTTATTCCCGGCCTGTCGCCCTATTTGCTGGCGCTGTTTCAGGTCATGAAAGCCAAAGGCTTGCATGAAGGCTGTATCGAGCAGATGCAACGCCTACTCAGCCAGCGTCTTTATCCGGAGAACGGCAGGGTGGTGACAGACCCGCAGCGATTGATCCGGGTCGATGATTGGGAATTAAGCGATGATGTGCAACAGGAAGTCAGCCGCTTGCTGGCGCAAATGACACCGGAAAACTTCCGTGAATACGGCGATGTTGATGGCTATTTGACTGATTTCCTTCACCTGAACGGCTTCGGGTTTGAGAATATCGACTACACCCAACCAATCGACCCAAGCGCGCTGTATCGTCTGAAACCTTAA
- a CDS encoding acetate/propionate family kinase gives MSNSLVLVINSGSSSLKFALIDTVTGEATLSGLGECFGLPEANVSWKINGEKQEVKLEATGSHHQQAVDRIVALLDELGIKQDIVAIGHRVVHGGEKFTHTVKVDDTVLEEIEKLSDLAPLHNPAHVIGMRATMKAFPALSQYAVFDTAFHQSMPAKAYTGAISRKLYDDYGIRRYGFHGTSHYFVSREAAKVMNKPVEKSNFISVHLGNGASVCAVKNGKSVDTSMGFTPLAGLMMGTRCGDLDPSIIEFLLKKGWSQEDVFTELNKNSGLLGVSGLTSDCRGIVEAMENGHEGATLAFEIFCYRVAKYIGSYMVALDELDAIIFTAGIGENSLPVRSKILENLKIFGYREDAEANAAARFGNQGIITQPNTPVAMVIPTNEEWVIAKQSMEMLHS, from the coding sequence ATGAGCAACTCTCTTGTACTGGTAATCAACTCTGGTAGCTCTTCGCTGAAGTTTGCATTGATTGACACTGTCACCGGTGAAGCGACACTCAGTGGCTTGGGTGAGTGCTTCGGTTTGCCTGAAGCAAACGTAAGCTGGAAAATTAACGGCGAAAAGCAGGAAGTGAAGCTGGAAGCGACGGGCAGCCACCATCAGCAGGCCGTTGATCGCATTGTCGCGCTGCTGGATGAGCTGGGTATCAAGCAAGATATCGTTGCCATTGGTCACCGTGTCGTCCATGGCGGCGAGAAGTTTACTCATACGGTGAAGGTGGATGACACGGTTCTGGAAGAGATTGAGAAGCTGAGCGATCTGGCGCCGCTGCACAACCCGGCCCACGTGATTGGCATGCGTGCGACCATGAAAGCTTTCCCGGCGCTGTCTCAGTACGCTGTATTCGATACCGCCTTCCATCAGTCTATGCCAGCCAAAGCCTACACCGGCGCCATCTCCCGCAAGCTGTACGACGACTACGGTATCCGCCGCTACGGTTTCCACGGCACCAGCCATTACTTTGTCAGCCGTGAAGCGGCCAAGGTGATGAACAAGCCGGTTGAGAAGAGTAACTTTATCTCGGTTCACCTGGGCAATGGCGCCTCGGTTTGTGCCGTGAAGAACGGCAAGAGTGTCGATACCAGCATGGGCTTCACCCCGCTGGCCGGTCTGATGATGGGCACCCGCTGTGGCGACCTGGACCCAAGTATCATCGAGTTCCTGCTGAAAAAAGGCTGGAGCCAGGAAGATGTGTTCACTGAGCTGAACAAGAACTCGGGCCTGTTGGGCGTTTCCGGCCTGACCAGCGACTGCCGCGGCATCGTGGAAGCGATGGAAAACGGTCACGAAGGCGCGACCCTGGCGTTCGAAATTTTCTGTTACCGTGTGGCCAAATACATCGGCTCTTACATGGTGGCACTGGATGAGCTGGATGCGATTATCTTCACCGCGGGGATTGGTGAAAACTCCCTGCCGGTTCGCAGCAAGATCCTGGAAAACCTGAAGATCTTTGGCTACCGCGAAGATGCAGAAGCGAACGCGGCCGCGCGCTTCGGTAACCAAGGCATCATTACCCAGCCAAATACCCCGGTTGCCATGGTGATCCCGACCAATGAAGAGTGGGTGATTGCCAAGCAGTCGATGGAAATGCTACACAGCTAA
- a CDS encoding CCGSCS motif protein has protein sequence MTFSVKKIFKKEDTQPEQATAEHTAADDAVQHQHADENEQKKGKHGEPGFCCGSCS, from the coding sequence ATGACATTCTCAGTGAAAAAGATTTTCAAAAAAGAAGACACCCAACCCGAGCAAGCAACGGCTGAACACACCGCCGCTGATGATGCGGTTCAGCATCAGCACGCCGACGAGAACGAGCAGAAGAAAGGAAAACATGGTGAGCCGGGATTCTGCTGCGGCTCGTGCTCCTGA
- a CDS encoding GyrI-like domain-containing protein, with amino-acid sequence MILKHIDGFEVRGFSVRTTNGDEMNPSTAKIGQLWETFYAQAYPKLTAGSNVYGVYTHYESDFTGAYDVMACSDGLAADALKGAVATQIVSGKYLTFTAQGEMPQAVISLWGTIWDYFRADDCPHTRAYTTDFEQYFSVDEVAISIAIQ; translated from the coding sequence ATGATACTTAAGCATATCGATGGCTTTGAGGTGAGGGGATTTTCAGTCAGAACCACCAATGGCGATGAAATGAATCCATCGACAGCCAAAATCGGCCAGCTTTGGGAAACGTTTTATGCCCAGGCTTATCCTAAGTTAACGGCTGGATCGAACGTCTACGGTGTTTATACCCACTATGAATCTGATTTTACCGGTGCATATGATGTGATGGCGTGCTCAGACGGTTTGGCTGCTGATGCGCTGAAGGGAGCGGTCGCCACGCAGATTGTGTCCGGGAAGTACCTGACATTTACTGCACAAGGTGAAATGCCCCAGGCTGTTATCAGTTTGTGGGGAACCATTTGGGATTACTTTCGTGCTGATGACTGCCCACACACCCGGGCCTATACGACAGATTTTGAACAATACTTCAGTGTCGATGAAGTCGCGATCTCCATCGCCATTCAATAG
- a CDS encoding LysE family translocator encodes MNLALLSLFIPTFFFVSITPGMCMTLALTLGMSIGYRRTLWMMLGEVIGVGLVAVAAVLGIASVMLNYPWLFTLLKSVGAAYLCYLGISMWQSKGKLALSEDNTEVQAGRNWDLVMQGFVTAVANPKGWAFMVSLLPPFIDSSQPLASQLSLLVAIILLFEFICMTIYATGGKGLKRILGHAKNIRLINRISGSLMMGVGVWLFVS; translated from the coding sequence ATGAATCTCGCGTTGTTAAGTCTATTTATTCCCACCTTCTTTTTTGTCTCCATTACGCCGGGAATGTGCATGACGCTGGCCCTGACGTTGGGGATGAGTATTGGCTATAGACGCACCCTCTGGATGATGCTCGGCGAAGTGATTGGTGTCGGTCTGGTGGCGGTTGCGGCAGTGCTGGGGATTGCCTCGGTGATGCTGAATTATCCCTGGTTATTTACCCTGCTCAAGTCGGTCGGGGCAGCCTACTTGTGTTACCTGGGAATTTCGATGTGGCAGTCGAAAGGTAAGCTGGCCCTGAGCGAAGACAATACCGAAGTTCAGGCGGGCCGGAATTGGGATCTCGTGATGCAGGGCTTTGTTACTGCGGTGGCCAATCCCAAGGGCTGGGCGTTCATGGTGTCGCTGCTGCCGCCTTTTATTGACAGCAGCCAGCCGCTGGCTTCGCAACTGAGTCTGCTGGTGGCGATTATCCTGTTGTTTGAGTTTATCTGTATGACCATTTACGCCACGGGTGGCAAGGGACTGAAGCGGATACTGGGCCATGCAAAGAACATCCGCCTGATCAACCGGATTTCCGGAAGTTTGATGATGGGTGTGGGCGTGTGGCTGTTTGTGAGCTGA
- a CDS encoding siderophore ABC transporter substrate-binding protein, with protein MKKLSLLLVSLCCLFSTVRYSYAFPLTVEHAQGTTVIAQLPKRVAVFDLASLDTMNALGVSAADVPDANAFWPDYLKRYSNERYAKVGSLFDPDYDALKTLQPDLIIVSGRSRSAYPALSQLAPTIDLSLGDQHFVAGMQRNISLLGEIFDKQNKAQELNTTLDKTLASLKGQAPGTGLVLFTMKEHIIAHAPGERFGMLYDLTGLAPVVTPAAPSPRAKPGSEAAKAQQEARKQRLAKALDNNPDWLVVLDRGAATGGEGIGAQTLAGNAQIANSKAWQAKHVYYLNPRDWYLATGGYQSVTKALNELQARFAD; from the coding sequence ATGAAAAAACTGTCTTTATTACTGGTCTCACTCTGCTGTCTTTTTTCCACTGTCCGTTACAGCTACGCCTTCCCTTTAACGGTTGAACATGCTCAGGGGACAACCGTGATTGCCCAGCTGCCCAAACGGGTTGCGGTGTTTGATCTCGCTTCACTGGACACCATGAATGCCCTGGGGGTTTCTGCCGCAGACGTGCCGGATGCCAATGCGTTCTGGCCTGATTATCTCAAACGCTATTCAAACGAGCGCTATGCCAAGGTGGGGAGCCTGTTTGATCCGGATTATGATGCGCTGAAAACACTCCAACCCGATTTGATCATTGTTTCAGGGCGCTCCAGAAGTGCCTATCCAGCACTGAGCCAGCTGGCTCCGACCATTGATTTAAGCCTGGGCGATCAGCACTTTGTCGCGGGAATGCAGCGCAATATTTCGCTGTTGGGGGAGATTTTCGACAAGCAAAATAAAGCGCAGGAACTGAATACAACACTGGACAAGACCCTAGCATCGCTGAAAGGCCAGGCACCGGGCACCGGCCTGGTGCTGTTTACGATGAAAGAGCACATTATCGCCCATGCGCCCGGCGAACGTTTCGGGATGCTGTATGATCTCACGGGTCTGGCACCGGTCGTCACCCCGGCCGCCCCTTCGCCGCGTGCAAAACCAGGGTCTGAAGCGGCGAAAGCGCAGCAAGAAGCCCGCAAGCAACGTCTTGCCAAAGCTCTGGACAACAATCCTGACTGGTTGGTGGTCCTGGATCGCGGTGCAGCAACCGGCGGTGAAGGGATCGGCGCGCAGACACTGGCAGGGAATGCTCAGATTGCGAACTCAAAAGCCTGGCAGGCGAAGCATGTCTATTACCTCAACCCGCGGGATTGGTACCTGGCAACCGGTGGTTATCAGAGCGTCACCAAGGCGCTCAACGAACTGCAAGCACGCTTTGCCGACTAA
- the soxR gene encoding redox-sensitive transcriptional activator SoxR, whose protein sequence is MTNNHSQFAIWVSVGEVAERTGLSISAIHFYERKGLIHSIRNESNHRRYPRVTFRILSIVRVAQNAGYTLEQIKAELSSLPDRAAITKQDWGRLSAHWRDDLNQKIEQLTLLRDNMTECIGCGCLSMEKCALVNPDDILSRQGPGPHFVPQEPSE, encoded by the coding sequence ATGACAAATAATCACAGCCAGTTTGCAATCTGGGTTTCCGTCGGTGAAGTGGCGGAGCGTACCGGACTGAGTATTTCGGCCATCCATTTTTACGAGCGGAAAGGGCTCATCCACAGTATCCGGAATGAATCCAACCACCGTCGTTACCCCCGTGTCACCTTCCGGATTTTGTCGATTGTCCGGGTTGCCCAAAATGCCGGATACACTCTGGAACAGATCAAGGCAGAGCTCAGCAGTCTGCCCGACCGGGCAGCCATCACCAAGCAGGATTGGGGGCGGTTGTCTGCACACTGGCGGGATGACTTGAACCAGAAGATCGAACAGCTCACCTTGCTGCGGGACAATATGACCGAATGTATCGGCTGTGGTTGTCTCTCGATGGAAAAATGCGCCCTGGTCAACCCGGATGACATTCTGTCCCGGCAAGGGCCCGGCCCGCACTTTGTCCCCCAAGAGCCTTCCGAGTAG
- a CDS encoding nicotinate phosphoribosyltransferase codes for MAIDESPQLTDLYQLTMVQSYLDHGMAEKAVFEFFVRKLPPKRNFLVAAGLAQLLDFLAQARFREDELEYLANSGYFRRNLIDYLRKFRFTGQVDAMPEGTLFFANEPVVRITASLPEAQLIETRLINLLQFPILVATKAARCRLAAADKRLIDFGLRRAHGAEAGMLAARASYLAGLDGTSNVLAGQQYGIPIYGTMAHAYIQAHDSETKAFQHFAASQPDNLVLLIDTYDCSRGAERVIELAEQLKHEGKSIKAVRIDSGVLEEEAVKIRALLDRSGHPEIGILVSSSVDEYLIEQLRRQQAPVDGYGIGTSLTTSEDAPFLNCAYKLQEYAGIARRKRSQGKATWPGCKQVYRHLKDNGQLDYDQLCLATEIPEQGQPLLQPVMRNGKQLATPESLDTLRQRVTQQLTILTPALADLSKPARFALNISPDLQRLTRNTDQRFHG; via the coding sequence ATGGCCATCGATGAGAGCCCGCAGTTAACCGATCTTTACCAGCTGACGATGGTCCAGAGCTATCTTGATCATGGGATGGCAGAGAAGGCGGTGTTTGAATTTTTCGTGCGCAAGTTGCCGCCCAAACGCAACTTTTTAGTGGCTGCCGGGTTAGCGCAATTACTGGACTTTCTGGCACAGGCTCGCTTTCGCGAGGATGAGCTGGAGTATCTGGCCAACAGCGGCTATTTCCGACGGAATCTGATTGATTACCTCAGAAAATTTCGGTTTACCGGGCAAGTTGATGCCATGCCGGAAGGAACCTTGTTTTTTGCCAATGAACCGGTGGTTCGGATCACCGCATCGTTACCGGAAGCGCAGTTAATCGAGACACGGCTCATTAATCTGTTGCAGTTCCCCATCCTGGTCGCCACCAAAGCCGCGCGTTGTCGGCTTGCCGCAGCCGACAAGCGATTGATTGATTTTGGCCTGCGTCGCGCCCATGGCGCAGAAGCCGGGATGCTGGCGGCGCGGGCCAGTTATCTTGCCGGCTTAGACGGTACGTCCAATGTCCTTGCCGGCCAACAGTATGGTATTCCGATTTATGGCACGATGGCGCATGCCTATATTCAGGCTCATGACTCGGAAACGAAAGCATTTCAACACTTTGCCGCCAGCCAGCCGGATAATCTTGTGTTACTCATCGACACCTACGATTGTTCCCGTGGCGCTGAACGGGTGATCGAACTGGCGGAGCAGTTAAAACACGAAGGGAAATCGATCAAGGCGGTACGGATCGACAGCGGCGTTCTGGAGGAGGAAGCCGTCAAAATCAGGGCGCTGCTTGATCGCTCAGGTCATCCGGAAATCGGGATCCTGGTCAGCAGCAGTGTCGATGAGTATCTGATCGAACAATTACGCCGGCAACAGGCCCCGGTTGATGGGTATGGCATTGGTACCAGCCTGACGACCTCGGAAGATGCCCCTTTCCTGAACTGTGCCTATAAGCTCCAGGAATACGCGGGCATCGCACGACGCAAACGCTCCCAAGGCAAAGCGACCTGGCCTGGCTGCAAGCAGGTTTATCGCCATCTGAAAGACAACGGGCAACTGGACTATGATCAGCTTTGCTTAGCCACAGAAATACCTGAGCAAGGACAGCCCTTGCTACAGCCGGTCATGCGGAACGGCAAACAGCTCGCAACACCGGAATCACTCGACACCTTACGTCAGCGGGTGACACAGCAATTAACCATACTGACGCCGGCGTTGGCGGATCTGTCTAAGCCAGCCAGATTCGCACTGAACATTTCGCCTGACCTGCAACGGCTGACCCGCAACACCGACCAACGGTTTCATGGCTAA
- a CDS encoding universal stress protein, with translation MSFRHLLLPVAPEQPLGDAFQEVLKIADTLSSKVTLVTVIEKLDELKEIAQYSCTALGLLDEATKSSHQALEENVQFLKSKYPNIQFSAFVRLGIPFIEIIKAADEFEASMIVIDTHRQDKTQACQRGSTTRHLMRKSVLPIWSSSMRDASIRRIAVAVDVSSPEQSSFNEKILSLALEVCALTGAELILLHAWRMELEGFFRRWGSYRELDVDLIAKDMRTDRAERMKSLLAPYTRSPVKQQMQLLEGEAKVVIPRFVTEQAIDMVIMGSLSRTGIAGFLMGNTAESMLDRLTCSVLTLKPDAFRSPVLAGK, from the coding sequence ATGAGCTTTCGTCACCTGCTGCTTCCTGTCGCCCCGGAGCAACCGCTGGGGGACGCCTTCCAGGAAGTGTTGAAAATTGCTGATACCCTGTCGTCCAAGGTTACATTGGTCACGGTTATTGAAAAGCTTGATGAATTAAAAGAGATTGCCCAGTACTCCTGCACCGCGTTGGGGCTTTTGGATGAGGCGACGAAATCATCGCATCAGGCCCTGGAAGAGAACGTCCAGTTTTTGAAATCCAAATACCCGAATATCCAGTTTTCAGCGTTTGTCCGGCTGGGGATTCCGTTCATTGAGATTATCAAGGCGGCTGATGAATTTGAGGCCAGCATGATCGTCATTGATACGCATCGCCAGGATAAAACGCAAGCCTGTCAGCGGGGGAGTACCACCCGTCATTTAATGCGAAAATCGGTGCTGCCGATTTGGTCCAGCAGCATGCGTGACGCCTCGATCCGCCGGATTGCCGTGGCGGTCGATGTGTCCTCACCGGAACAGTCTTCCTTTAATGAGAAAATCTTGTCATTGGCTTTAGAGGTTTGCGCCCTGACCGGGGCGGAGTTGATTCTGCTGCATGCTTGGCGCATGGAGCTTGAGGGTTTTTTCCGCCGGTGGGGAAGTTACCGCGAGCTGGATGTCGATTTAATCGCGAAAGACATGCGTACCGACCGTGCGGAACGGATGAAATCCTTACTGGCACCGTATACCCGTTCGCCGGTGAAACAGCAAATGCAACTGCTTGAAGGGGAAGCCAAAGTGGTGATCCCGCGCTTTGTGACGGAGCAGGCGATCGACATGGTGATTATGGGCTCGTTGTCCCGGACCGGGATCGCCGGTTTTTTGATGGGCAACACCGCAGAATCCATGCTCGATAGGCTCACTTGCTCCGTGCTCACTCTTAAACCCGATGCGTTTCGCTCGCCGGTGCTGGCGGGAAAATAA
- a CDS encoding LysR family transcriptional regulator, protein MNDLGNPISSFEKQMPRSWVWDDTRAFLAVARHGTLSGAASELNLGIATLSRRIERLEAAFNLPLFVRQQSGYQLTEEGTGLLEKAEALEAAAAAFTSGVATYAQMTGKVRLATAENLATELILPALPEFHQQYPGITIELVTDIATVSLHRRDADLALRMVKPERGNVTLRRLGSLGYGLYGHPSYLTQRDIHPDSGNFDQDAFITWNEMQSHLPAAQWVERVLQGREPVLTTTSVATQIAAAQAGLGLAVLPHFLAVKAGLVCVASDLGVDQPIYLAIQSDLAQSRRTRAVADFLVDLVSRNRAQLSGEGR, encoded by the coding sequence ATGAACGATTTAGGTAACCCGATTTCCAGTTTTGAAAAACAGATGCCGCGATCCTGGGTCTGGGACGACACCCGCGCGTTTCTTGCAGTCGCCCGCCACGGCACGCTGAGCGGCGCAGCCTCCGAGCTCAACCTCGGTATTGCCACCCTGTCCCGACGCATTGAGCGGCTGGAAGCAGCGTTCAACCTGCCGCTATTCGTGCGCCAGCAATCAGGCTATCAATTGACGGAGGAAGGCACGGGGCTGCTTGAGAAAGCGGAAGCATTGGAAGCGGCGGCCGCGGCATTCACCTCCGGGGTCGCCACCTACGCACAAATGACAGGGAAAGTACGGCTGGCCACTGCCGAGAACCTGGCAACGGAGCTCATCCTCCCGGCTCTGCCTGAATTTCACCAACAGTATCCCGGCATTACGATTGAACTGGTGACAGATATCGCGACAGTCAGCCTGCATCGACGCGATGCCGATCTGGCGCTGCGGATGGTAAAACCGGAACGGGGTAACGTCACGCTCCGACGTTTGGGCTCGCTGGGTTACGGGCTGTACGGCCACCCGAGCTATCTGACGCAGCGCGACATCCATCCCGATTCAGGCAATTTTGATCAGGATGCCTTCATCACCTGGAACGAAATGCAGTCCCACCTGCCTGCCGCACAATGGGTCGAGCGAGTCCTGCAAGGGCGTGAGCCAGTATTGACCACCACCTCAGTTGCAACGCAGATCGCCGCAGCCCAAGCCGGGCTCGGACTGGCGGTGTTACCCCACTTCCTTGCCGTGAAGGCCGGGTTGGTTTGTGTGGCGTCAGATCTCGGGGTCGATCAGCCGATTTATCTGGCCATCCAGTCGGATCTGGCGCAGTCGCGCCGCACCCGGGCGGTGGCTGACTTTCTGGTCGATCTGGTCAGCCGCAACCGCGCGCAACTCAGCGGCGAAGGTCGATAG
- a CDS encoding aldo/keto reductase, with amino-acid sequence MMEKRTLGANLSVSAIGLGCMGMSEFYGPREDRESLRVLARAVELGIDFFDTADMYGPHHNEELLGRFLAQQQQPVRIATKFGIVRRPGEYRRSLNNSAAYARQSCEASLKRLGVEQIDLYYVHRINPEEPIEETIDGLSALVKEGKIAHIGLCEVSADTLRRAHAVHPITALQTEYSLWTRDVEQDILPTCRELGVGFVPYSPLGRGFLTGRFQDTAAFEEGDFRAHLPRFAEAAIDSNRRIADVIAGMAAEKGCTPAQLSLAWLLSKGPDIVPIPGTKKLRYIDENAAAAQVTLSAAEQRQLEAATERLPVMGARYTPEGMKGVNA; translated from the coding sequence ATGATGGAAAAACGTACACTGGGCGCTAATTTATCGGTTTCGGCCATTGGCCTGGGTTGCATGGGCATGAGTGAGTTTTACGGCCCGCGGGAAGATCGTGAATCGCTGCGGGTCCTTGCACGCGCCGTCGAGCTTGGGATCGACTTTTTTGATACGGCAGACATGTACGGACCGCATCACAACGAGGAACTGCTGGGGCGTTTTCTGGCGCAACAGCAGCAACCGGTTCGCATTGCAACCAAGTTCGGCATTGTGCGCCGCCCCGGTGAGTATCGGCGCAGTCTGAACAATAGTGCGGCATATGCCCGCCAGTCCTGTGAGGCGTCGCTGAAACGGCTTGGCGTAGAGCAGATTGATCTCTATTACGTGCATCGCATCAATCCCGAAGAGCCGATCGAAGAGACAATCGACGGGCTGTCGGCTCTGGTCAAAGAAGGGAAGATCGCCCACATCGGTTTGTGCGAGGTCAGTGCCGACACCCTACGCAGGGCGCATGCGGTCCATCCGATCACCGCGCTCCAGACCGAATATTCCCTTTGGACCCGCGATGTGGAGCAGGACATTTTGCCGACTTGCCGTGAGCTCGGGGTGGGATTTGTGCCTTATTCTCCGCTCGGCCGCGGCTTCCTGACCGGCCGGTTCCAGGACACGGCGGCGTTTGAGGAAGGGGATTTCCGTGCGCATCTGCCGCGCTTTGCCGAAGCAGCAATAGACAGCAACCGCCGGATCGCGGACGTGATTGCCGGCATGGCAGCAGAGAAGGGCTGCACCCCGGCGCAGCTGTCGCTGGCCTGGCTGTTGTCCAAGGGGCCCGATATTGTACCGATCCCGGGGACCAAGAAACTGCGCTATATCGATGAAAATGCAGCGGCGGCACAAGTGACGCTCAGTGCCGCGGAGCAGCGCCAGCTTGAAGCCGCGACCGAACGCCTGCCGGTGATGGGAGCGCGCTATACCCCGGAAGGCATGAAGGGGGTGAATGCATGA